The following are from one region of the Nicotiana tabacum cultivar K326 chromosome 3, ASM71507v2, whole genome shotgun sequence genome:
- the LOC142176982 gene encoding uncharacterized protein LOC142176982, with amino-acid sequence MQIKVQESNTQRTLCDKDKDENYVYTRKQLSKEKSDIDQCKAYYEVAGGEKKRKVYDIGSQAKCYYGLNLCGSSGSDASSLIPPSSAQSASIGNMDDLVMRFIPALTEHIVYVLTNHMLPVLTKRVREMICSLSHQPTSTDHPSNVVPTIHAPTTANVHGVHSSISDDDLNP; translated from the exons ATGCAAATAAAAGTTCAAGAATCGAATACTCAGAGAACTTTATGTGATAAGGATAAAGACGAAAACTATGTGTATACTAGGAAGCAACTGTCAAAGGAAAAG TCTGATATTGATCAATGTAAAGCATATTACGAAGTCGCGGGaggggaaaagaagagaaaagtatATGATATTGGATCTCAAGCAAAATGCTATTATGGGCTGAATCTTTGTGGCTCTTCTGGATCAGATGCTTCATCATTAATACCACCTTCGAGTGCTCAATCGGCATCAATAGGGAACATGGATGATTTAGTGATGCGTTTCATTCCTGCACTAACAGAGCACATAGTTTATGTGCTAACTAATCACATGCTACCAGTATTGACTAAGAGGGTGCGTGAAATGATTTGTTCACTCTCACATCAGCCTACTTCTACTGACCATCCATCAAATGTGGTACCAACAATTCATGCTCCTACCACTGCTAATGTTCATGGGGTTCATTCATCGATTTCAGATGATGACCTTAACCCCTAA
- the LOC142161597 gene encoding microtubule-associated protein RP/EB family member 1C-like produces the protein MAAHIGMMDAAYFVGRSEILSWINSTLHLNLSKVEEACGGAVHCQLMDAAHPGLVPMHKVNFDAKNEYEMIQNYKVLQEVFNKLKITKHIEVNKLVKGRPLDNLEFMQWLKRYCDSVNRGNSHNYNPLERREACKGAKEVNKRSATSHTAAKNASTAPKHAPHSARRNDVPHVSSTNQSGKVSRPSSSGGASTYSETDRAAHEQQITELKLSVDSLEKERDFYFAKLRDIEILCQCPEIENLPVVEAVKRILYAMDDDASLVTDAEAMISEQHQQVETLSCTSEEAEERLKVDTQKRKNIVNIDVDIAASNTLSPKQRMSDASDVHSSGSLVTY, from the exons ATGGCGGCACACATAGGAATGATGGATGCGGCATACTTCGTCGGCAGATCGGAGATCCTATCCTGGATCAATTCCACACTTCACCTTAATCTTTCCAAAGTCGAAGAG GCGTGTGGTGGTGCGGTTCATTGCCAGCTGATGGATGCCGCTCACCCAGGGCTAGTCCCTATGCACAAGGTCAATTTCGACGCTAAGAATGAATATGAGATGATCCAGAACTATAAGGTTCTTCAAGAAGTATTCAACAAACTTAAAATTACCaag CACATTGAGGTCAACAAACTAGTGAAAGGAAGACCTCTTGACAACCTGGAGTTCATGCAATGGTTGAAGAGATACTGCGATTCTGTTAATCGAGGCAATTCGCACAA CTACAATCCTCTTGAGAGAAGGGAAGCTTGCAAGGGTGCAAAAGAAGTGAACAAAAGATCTGCTACTTCACATACTGCTGCCAAAAATGCCTCAACCGCTCCAAAGCATGCCCCTCATAGTGCTAGAAGAAATGATGTACCTCATGTAAGCAGCACAAATCAATCTGGCAAGGTGTCCAGACCTTCTTCGAGTGGAGGAGCATCAACCTATTCTGAAACAGATCGTGCTGCACATGAACAACAG ATTACGGAATTGAAGTTATCAGTGGATAGTCTTGAAAAGGAAAGGGACTTCTACTTTGCAAAGCTGAGGGATATCGAGATCCTGTGCCAGTGTCCAGAGATTGAAAACCTCCCC GTGGTTGAAGCAGTGAAGAGGATTCTGTATGCTATGGATGATGATGCATCACTTGTCACAGACGCTGAAGCTATGATTTCTGAGCAACACCAGCAAGTAGAGACGTTGAGTTGCACATCAGAAGAGGCAGAAGAAAGGCTGAAGGTAGACACTCAAAAGAGAAAAAACATTGTCAATATTGACGTTGACATTGCTGCCAGCAACACTTTGTCTCCCAAGCAAAGGATGTCTGATGCTTCTGATGTCCATTCCAGTGGATCACTTGTGACTTATTGA